The nucleotide sequence AGATTGCAAAGGTCAATGAGATACCTTTCCAGCAAAGATATAGCTCAAAAGTCATCTTTTGGAAGTGTAATAACTGTGGATGCTTATTTGAAAACTCTCCTGAAATATCCCGTTGTCCAAGCTGTAATGAGAATTATGAAAGGACTCTGTACACAGCAGAGACCTATCCAGAGGAAGTTATGCTAGAAGACGAAGCCCTTAAGCGACTGCACCAGTACAAAAACAGAGTAGAAGTAACCCCAGAATTGAAGAAGCAACTTAGTTTTGTGGGTTTAGATAAGAGCAATTAAACCTAAGGAATCAAAATGTATTATATAGATGGACAAGCTTTTTATGATTATTCGGCTATTCCTGAATGGGTAAGGTTAACACCACCGAGAAGAAGATTTCCCATTAAAGCAGAAGGACCTAAAGAGGATAGGCCCCTACCCAAAGGAGAAATAGGATTACGATCCATGAGAGGCTTAAAATGTGTTTATCCAGATTAAAAAGGAAAAACCAATTCCTTTATAAGTTGGGGATTATTTTAAGATTATCCATAGTAGCAATTCCCTTTACCCTATTGGTAATTCTAGCTACTACGTTGTATTTTAAGGGGCATTAGGAGTGAGTACCATGGGAACAGAGACAAACATAGATATTGAAGACATCAAAAAGAAGGTAGCCAAACTCTTGTCATTATCTGAAAGCGATAATGAACATGAAGCGAACCTTGCCATGTTACAAGCGAATAAATTACTAGCAAAATACAACCTCGAAATGTCTGATATATCCCTGGAAGAACCAGACCTGATAGAAGATTCCCTGTTCAAATCTTCTAAGAAATGGGAAAGGCGAATAGCTGCAGTCATCGCAGAGCTTAACTTTTGTTCAACCATGCTTGTTACATATTCCACAGGTAGTGTTCAAATAGTATTTGTAGGAACGAAAGACAATGTGGAAGTAACTAAGATCATGTTTAAGAAAATCAGATCTCACTTCCTACAGAAGTCAAAATACTATCACCCAAGATTAAGAGATTCTTACTTAATGGGTGTATCCATCAGCATTATA is from Spirochaeta cellobiosiphila DSM 17781 and encodes:
- a CDS encoding DUF2786 domain-containing protein: MGTETNIDIEDIKKKVAKLLSLSESDNEHEANLAMLQANKLLAKYNLEMSDISLEEPDLIEDSLFKSSKKWERRIAAVIAELNFCSTMLVTYSTGSVQIVFVGTKDNVEVTKIMFKKIRSHFLQKSKYYHPRLRDSYLMGVSISIIGTVTEVLSKRKQPDNTEEKGLLVIQNRSNEYVEQLTKGRMRRSRQSTVIKEAYLKGQRDGLQAPIFDEIKR